Proteins found in one Paenibacillus dendritiformis genomic segment:
- a CDS encoding flagellar biosynthetic protein FliO: MPDNGQIQTPGAGDYIGSLLTVLLSLAVIIVLIVLLIKWLNRKNRMWQMNQSIRTLGGTGLGPNKSLQIIEVGDVVYILGIGEDITLIDKISDPEQAARLMASLERAPSKPGTAWPTSWSDLKSRMRRGSKTAETDSGTRDADPSSVSFHEVFHAKLEHMPKRAQQVEQLFKEDSNEDR, encoded by the coding sequence ATGCCTGACAACGGTCAAATTCAAACGCCCGGTGCCGGAGATTACATAGGCAGCTTATTGACCGTGCTGCTGTCGCTCGCAGTCATTATCGTACTTATCGTACTGCTTATTAAATGGTTGAACCGGAAAAACCGCATGTGGCAAATGAATCAAAGCATTCGCACGCTCGGCGGCACCGGGCTCGGACCTAACAAGTCCTTGCAGATTATTGAAGTTGGCGATGTCGTCTACATCCTGGGCATCGGAGAGGATATTACCTTGATCGATAAAATATCCGATCCGGAGCAAGCGGCGCGCTTGATGGCATCATTGGAGCGCGCGCCGTCCAAGCCCGGGACGGCATGGCCAACCTCTTGGTCTGACCTGAAAAGCCGTATGCGAAGAGGTTCCAAGACTGCGGAGACAGACTCGGGAACGAGAGACGCGGACCCGTCTTCCGTGTCCTTTCATGAAGTGTTTCATGCAAAACTTGAACACATGCCCAAACGCGCACAACAAGTGGAGCAGTTGTTCAAAGAAGATTCCAATGAAGATCGGTAG
- the fliQ gene encoding flagellar biosynthesis protein FliQ, producing MSAEFIIGLAGQAVFAVLKVAAPMLAIALIVGLAISIFQATTQIQEQTLAFVPKIIAVMVVVLVFGPWILTTLVDFAFSILNNLHLYIG from the coding sequence ATGAGTGCTGAGTTTATTATCGGCTTGGCGGGGCAGGCGGTGTTCGCCGTATTGAAGGTGGCCGCCCCGATGCTGGCCATCGCGCTGATTGTCGGGCTTGCCATCAGTATCTTTCAGGCGACGACCCAGATCCAGGAGCAGACCTTGGCCTTCGTGCCCAAAATTATCGCCGTCATGGTGGTTGTGCTCGTATTCGGTCCTTGGATCTTAACGACACTGGTCGATTTTGCTTTTAGTATTTTAAATAATTTGCACCTTTACATCGGTTAG
- the flhB gene encoding flagellar biosynthesis protein FlhB, with product MTRTRRGQTVPSAAREYQLRHRLNLQLFSQEKTEKATPKKRQESRKKGQVAKSSDLSGASILLACFFCLLMFGSFYKERVLDLFADSLQHRLTMEVTVGNVTDYFAQVFLKGLIVLAPVFLAAFLMGLIANYAQIGFLFTGEPMKMKLSKINPIQGFKRIFSLRSVVEFLKSILKLAAIAVIVYLSLWGERDRIVQMSHVPLNEILSYTAQITLSLGLKIGAALFAIAIMDYMYQRYDHEKSMRMSKQDIKDEYKKTEGDPLIKGKIKERQRRMAMMRMMQEVPKADVIITNPTHFAVALKYDGSEMEAPQVIAKGQDYVALRIKQIAKENGVLTMENKPLARALFERTEIGEAIPADLFQAVAEVLAYVYKLKGKVN from the coding sequence ATGACACGTACGCGCCGCGGGCAGACGGTACCGTCTGCGGCCCGCGAATACCAACTGAGACACCGTCTGAATCTCCAGCTGTTCTCGCAAGAGAAGACGGAGAAGGCGACCCCGAAAAAGAGGCAGGAGTCCCGCAAGAAGGGGCAGGTTGCCAAAAGCTCGGATTTGTCCGGAGCGTCCATTCTGCTTGCATGCTTCTTCTGCCTGCTTATGTTCGGGAGCTTCTATAAGGAGCGAGTGCTCGATTTATTCGCGGATTCCTTGCAGCACCGCTTGACGATGGAAGTCACGGTAGGCAATGTGACGGACTATTTCGCCCAGGTGTTTCTGAAAGGACTCATCGTGTTAGCCCCCGTGTTTCTTGCGGCATTTCTGATGGGCCTCATCGCGAATTACGCGCAGATCGGATTTTTGTTCACTGGCGAGCCCATGAAAATGAAGCTGAGCAAAATCAACCCGATTCAAGGGTTCAAACGGATTTTCTCGCTTCGTTCCGTGGTCGAGTTTTTGAAGTCGATTTTGAAGCTGGCAGCGATTGCTGTCATCGTCTACTTGTCTTTGTGGGGGGAGCGGGATCGCATTGTCCAGATGTCGCATGTGCCCCTCAATGAAATATTGAGCTATACCGCACAAATTACGCTGTCTCTCGGATTGAAAATCGGCGCCGCCTTGTTCGCGATCGCCATCATGGACTACATGTACCAACGTTATGATCATGAAAAAAGCATGCGCATGTCCAAGCAAGACATTAAGGACGAGTACAAAAAAACAGAGGGCGACCCTCTTATCAAAGGAAAAATCAAAGAACGACAACGCCGCATGGCGATGATGCGGATGATGCAGGAAGTGCCGAAGGCCGACGTTATCATTACGAACCCGACTCACTTCGCCGTCGCGCTGAAGTATGACGGTTCCGAGATGGAAGCCCCGCAAGTGATTGCGAAGGGGCAGGATTACGTCGCCCTGCGCATTAAGCAGATCGCCAAGGAGAATGGCGTATTGACCATGGAAAACAAGCCGCTCGCCCGGGCTTTATTCGAGAGGACGGAGATTGGCGAAGCCATTCCGGCCGACTTGTTCCAGGCCGTGGCGGAAGTTCTGGCTTATGTATACAAATTGAAAGGCAAAGTCAATTGA
- the fliP gene encoding flagellar type III secretion system pore protein FliP (The bacterial flagellar biogenesis protein FliP forms a type III secretion system (T3SS)-type pore required for flagellar assembly.): MNKKLLLAVTAVLLLSGLTAHWASASPVIPDIDIKIGDGGGQPGTSSLSLLLLITVLSIAPAILVLMTSFTRIVVVLGFVRTSLGTQQMPPNQVLIGLALFLTLFVMSPTIGEINQAALQPYLKGELNQTQALEQASIPMKKFMFSHTREKDLLLFMKYTKTEKPKTYQDVPLTVLVPAFAISELKTAFQMGFMIFIPFLVIDMVVASTLMAMGMMMLPPVMISLPFKILLFVLVDGWYLVVKSLLMSFNT; encoded by the coding sequence ATGAATAAAAAATTGCTGCTAGCTGTGACAGCCGTCCTGTTGTTGTCCGGTCTTACCGCTCATTGGGCGTCGGCGTCGCCTGTCATTCCTGACATCGACATCAAGATTGGAGACGGCGGCGGGCAGCCGGGGACATCCTCGTTGTCCTTGCTGCTGCTAATTACCGTGCTCAGCATCGCTCCGGCCATTCTTGTCCTGATGACCTCCTTCACGCGCATCGTCGTCGTGCTGGGCTTCGTCCGGACATCGCTTGGAACGCAGCAGATGCCGCCCAACCAGGTGTTAATCGGACTTGCGCTCTTTCTTACTTTGTTTGTGATGTCCCCAACGATTGGCGAAATCAATCAGGCCGCGCTGCAGCCATACTTGAAGGGCGAACTGAACCAGACCCAGGCGTTGGAGCAAGCCTCGATACCTATGAAGAAATTCATGTTCTCGCATACCCGCGAGAAAGATTTGCTCTTATTTATGAAGTACACGAAGACCGAGAAGCCGAAGACGTATCAAGACGTGCCGCTCACCGTGCTTGTGCCTGCATTTGCCATCAGTGAGCTGAAGACCGCCTTTCAGATGGGATTTATGATATTCATTCCATTTCTGGTCATTGACATGGTCGTAGCCAGCACGTTGATGGCGATGGGGATGATGATGCTGCCTCCGGTGATGATCTCGCTTCCTTTTAAAATACTTCTGTTCGTGCTCGTAGACGGCTGGTATCTTGTCGTGAAGTCGTTGCTGATGAGTTTCAATACCTAA
- the fliR gene encoding flagellar biosynthetic protein FliR, whose protein sequence is MEILVQAFPVFLLTLCRITAFFVTVPVISSRGVPNHFRVGLAFFVSVIAYLLFGIGKTVPADGMFVIFIIREVLIGLLIGFLAQLFFTAVQTAGSFIDIQIGFGIANVIDPLTGATSPVMGNFKYVFVVLLFLGMNGHHYFIDGIMRSFEWLPLDENTFFDQIANGLVSEFLVQSFVQAFIIAFQISAPLIVALFLTDVALGFLARSAPQFNIFVVGIPLKLIIGLVMLLLTVPSLIYVLQQLFSSLFEALDQLLRMMQGAG, encoded by the coding sequence ATGGAAATCCTCGTTCAGGCTTTCCCTGTTTTTTTGCTCACGCTATGTCGAATTACGGCGTTCTTTGTCACGGTCCCTGTCATATCTTCGCGGGGCGTGCCGAATCATTTTCGTGTCGGACTCGCGTTTTTTGTGAGCGTGATCGCCTATTTGCTGTTCGGCATCGGCAAAACCGTGCCGGCAGACGGCATGTTTGTCATTTTCATTATACGAGAAGTATTGATTGGCCTATTAATCGGCTTTTTGGCCCAACTGTTCTTCACCGCCGTGCAGACGGCCGGCTCGTTCATCGACATCCAGATCGGCTTCGGGATTGCGAATGTCATCGACCCGTTGACAGGCGCTACCTCGCCGGTAATGGGGAACTTCAAGTACGTCTTTGTCGTGCTGCTGTTTCTCGGGATGAACGGCCACCATTACTTTATCGACGGAATCATGCGAAGTTTTGAGTGGCTGCCGCTGGATGAGAACACCTTCTTTGATCAGATAGCGAACGGACTCGTCTCCGAATTTCTGGTGCAGTCCTTCGTTCAGGCGTTCATCATCGCGTTCCAGATTTCGGCGCCCCTCATCGTGGCGCTGTTCCTGACCGATGTGGCGCTTGGCTTTCTGGCGCGGTCGGCGCCGCAGTTCAATATCTTTGTCGTGGGCATACCGCTCAAGTTGATTATCGGATTAGTTATGCTGCTACTGACCGTACCTAGTCTTATTTACGTGCTGCAGCAGTTGTTCTCCTCGTTGTTCGAGGCGCTTGACCAGCTGTTACGCATGATGCAGGGGGCGGGATAA
- a CDS encoding response regulator — MANRILIVDDAAFMRMMIRDILTKNGYDVVGEASDGAQAIEKYKEHKPDLITMDITMPEMDGITALKEIRKLDPNAKVIMCSAMGQQAMVIDAIQAGAKDFIVKPFQADRVIEAIKKTMG, encoded by the coding sequence ATGGCTAACCGTATTTTGATCGTAGACGATGCAGCGTTCATGCGAATGATGATTCGCGACATTTTGACTAAGAATGGATACGATGTCGTGGGAGAAGCATCAGATGGCGCTCAGGCGATCGAAAAGTACAAAGAGCATAAACCAGACCTGATTACGATGGACATCACGATGCCGGAGATGGACGGCATTACGGCGTTGAAAGAGATTCGCAAGCTGGACCCGAACGCCAAAGTCATCATGTGTTCGGCGATGGGCCAACAGGCGATGGTTATCGACGCGATTCAGGCAGGGGCGAAAGACTTCATCGTCAAGCCGTTCCAGGCAGACCGCGTTATCGAAGCGATTAAGAAAACAATGGGATAA
- the fliY gene encoding flagellar motor switch phosphatase FliY → MTSKDYLSQEEIDALLKKSSGDSSEGEAESPSIDSYLDPIEVDALGEIGNITFGSAATALSTLLGKKVDITTPRIKLLKRENLEEEFPKPHVAVHVQYVEGFEGVNSLVIKTSDAQVIADLMLGGDGTNLSGELNEIHVSAVQEAMNQMMGSSATSMSTIFNRLVNISPPGIGILNMSDGQGLDTLPDANVLVKISFRLTIGDLIDSTIMQILTVPFAKDMVRILMGTAESMSTGAETAPEAPAAEEAPYAPPAQQAAQQPMAGIEQQPMPGGQAPQQPYGQPYAQPPYGAQPMPAAHLDPQSGAASAFGNVPNRSVNVQPVQFANFQPGSYAQHDESNLNLLLDIPLKVTVELGRTHKQIKDILELSQGSIIELDKLAGEPVDILVNNKLIAKGEVVVIDENFGVRVTDIINQWDRIQKLQ, encoded by the coding sequence ATGACGAGTAAAGATTACTTGTCGCAGGAGGAAATTGACGCCCTGTTGAAAAAATCGAGCGGCGATTCGTCGGAAGGCGAAGCGGAGTCCCCTTCAATCGATTCCTATTTGGATCCGATCGAAGTCGATGCCCTTGGTGAGATTGGCAATATTACGTTTGGCAGTGCGGCTACGGCGCTATCCACCCTGCTGGGCAAAAAGGTGGACATTACGACACCTCGCATCAAGCTGCTGAAGCGCGAGAATCTGGAGGAGGAATTCCCGAAGCCGCATGTCGCGGTGCACGTGCAGTATGTTGAAGGCTTCGAAGGGGTCAACTCCCTCGTCATCAAGACGTCGGATGCGCAGGTCATCGCGGATTTGATGCTTGGCGGCGACGGCACGAACCTGAGCGGCGAGCTGAACGAAATTCACGTCAGCGCCGTGCAGGAAGCGATGAACCAGATGATGGGCTCGTCCGCGACGTCCATGTCCACGATTTTTAACCGGTTGGTGAACATTTCTCCGCCCGGCATCGGCATCTTGAATATGTCGGATGGACAGGGACTTGACACGCTGCCGGACGCGAATGTGCTGGTCAAAATTTCATTCCGCCTTACGATCGGCGATTTGATCGATTCGACGATAATGCAAATCTTGACGGTGCCGTTCGCGAAGGACATGGTCCGCATTTTGATGGGAACGGCGGAATCGATGTCGACAGGAGCGGAGACCGCGCCGGAGGCTCCTGCGGCGGAAGAAGCGCCATATGCGCCGCCGGCTCAGCAAGCCGCTCAGCAGCCTATGGCGGGTATCGAGCAGCAGCCGATGCCGGGAGGACAAGCGCCTCAGCAGCCATACGGACAGCCTTACGCGCAGCCTCCGTACGGAGCCCAGCCGATGCCGGCAGCTCACCTGGATCCGCAGAGCGGAGCGGCTTCCGCATTCGGCAATGTGCCGAACCGGAGCGTCAATGTCCAGCCGGTGCAATTTGCGAATTTTCAACCCGGATCCTATGCGCAACATGATGAATCCAATCTAAATTTATTGTTGGACATCCCGCTCAAAGTCACAGTAGAATTAGGGAGGACACACAAACAGATCAAGGACATTCTAGAGCTCTCTCAAGGTTCCATTATTGAGCTGGACAAGCTGGCTGGCGAACCGGTCGACATTCTGGTCAACAACAAACTCATTGCCAAGGGGGAAGTTGTCGTCATTGACGAGAATTTTGGCGTTCGTGTCACCGATATTATCAACCAGTGGGATCGAATTCAAAAACTACAATAA
- the fliM gene encoding flagellar motor switch protein FliM — protein MVDVLSQNEIDALLAALSSGEMDAEELKKEETQRKIRSYDFKRAVRFSKDHIRSLTRIHENFARFLTTYFSAQLRTFVQINVVQVEQLPYDEFIRSIPKMTILNIFEAEPLKGRMVLEVNPNVAYAMLDRMLGGAGVAPSKINVLTEIETTVMERIFSRAFESLQEAWKSVLDIRPRLEALETNPQFMQIVSPNETIALISLSTKIGDTTGMINLCIPHVVIEPIMPKLSVHHWFVSEKKTREPIEIEKLRQRVSKAKLPIAVELGTSQISVQELMQLSIGDVIALNKPVDSGLTIRVGDRMKYIGTPGVVKDRVAVQIEQVVEEGVEEHDE, from the coding sequence TTGGTAGACGTGCTATCGCAGAACGAGATTGACGCATTGCTCGCGGCGCTGTCCTCGGGGGAAATGGATGCGGAAGAGCTAAAAAAAGAGGAAACACAGCGTAAGATCCGTTCGTACGATTTCAAGCGTGCCGTTCGTTTTTCTAAAGACCACATTCGAAGTTTGACACGCATCCATGAAAATTTCGCCAGATTTTTGACGACATATTTTTCCGCGCAATTGCGCACTTTTGTGCAAATCAATGTCGTCCAGGTCGAGCAGTTGCCGTATGACGAGTTCATCCGCTCGATTCCGAAAATGACCATATTGAATATTTTTGAGGCCGAGCCGCTCAAAGGCCGGATGGTTCTCGAGGTCAACCCGAACGTTGCTTATGCCATGCTTGACCGCATGCTGGGCGGCGCCGGAGTAGCGCCTTCGAAGATCAACGTGCTGACCGAGATCGAGACGACGGTGATGGAGCGCATTTTCAGCCGGGCATTCGAGAGCCTGCAGGAGGCGTGGAAGAGCGTGCTCGATATCCGGCCGCGGCTGGAAGCACTCGAGACGAATCCTCAATTTATGCAAATTGTCTCCCCGAACGAGACGATAGCGCTCATTTCATTGAGCACCAAAATCGGGGACACGACGGGGATGATCAACTTATGTATCCCTCATGTCGTCATCGAGCCGATTATGCCGAAGCTGTCTGTGCATCATTGGTTCGTATCTGAGAAAAAAACGCGGGAACCGATTGAGATCGAAAAATTGCGCCAACGGGTTAGTAAAGCGAAGCTTCCGATCGCCGTTGAACTTGGCACATCACAGATTTCGGTACAGGAGTTGATGCAGTTATCAATCGGCGATGTCATCGCCTTGAACAAGCCGGTTGACAGCGGTTTGACGATTCGGGTTGGTGACCGCATGAAATATATTGGCACGCCGGGTGTAGTCAAGGATCGCGTAGCGGTACAAATCGAGCAAGTCGTGGAAGAAGGAGTGGAAGAGCATGACGAGTAA